In one Paenibacillus sp. JQZ6Y-1 genomic region, the following are encoded:
- a CDS encoding DUF350 domain-containing protein yields MISYRKELRRGVKDYVDPLLAHPVGMMIGYFSVAVLQLIVFLWCFELVTKYKCWDEIKRGNVSVAMATGGKIFGICNVMRFSIEAHSSVYGSLGWSLVGFLLLMVAYFLFEFLTPVFNIDKEIASDNRAIGLISMIISISLSYVIGASIL; encoded by the coding sequence ATGATTTCATACCGGAAGGAGTTACGAAGAGGCGTGAAGGACTACGTGGATCCATTGCTGGCGCACCCGGTCGGGATGATGATCGGTTATTTTTCCGTGGCTGTGCTGCAATTAATTGTATTTTTATGGTGTTTTGAATTAGTAACCAAATATAAATGCTGGGACGAAATCAAGCGTGGCAATGTGTCCGTAGCGATGGCAACCGGCGGTAAAATTTTCGGTATTTGCAATGTGATGCGCTTTTCTATTGAAGCGCACAGCTCGGTCTACGGAAGTCTGGGCTGGTCGCTTGTCGGCTTTTTGCTGCTGATGGTTGCCTACTTCTTGTTTGAATTTTTGACCCCGGTATTTAATATTGATAAAGAAATTGCATCGGACAACCGAGCGATTGGATTGATCTCAATGATTATCTCTATATCGCTATCGTATGTCATCGGCGCGTCCATTCTTTAA
- a CDS encoding phosphodiester glycosidase family protein, with translation MTKESSSSRWKVRLPAMLFTAALLIGITAVPSKEPAQAAGSSIRYAKVNVQAAGWNFAVQTVSIPKGTATAVGLADRQVGHTASLSSIASAYGAKAAINGAFFEAYSGPPDPYGTLISGGRLMHIGRYGTTIGFTANGTAMMDTLRMEVTGQVTPQSGRSSGWYAVWFNRTPASTSSTSIVYTPDRGKTTGFQGGVAVTVRNGKVTAKSSNTNTSIPSDGYVIVFTGTMKSSADRFVKGATVSMNTTYTDINGKSIDWSQVVTAVGAGPRLVKDGSIALNAAAEGFQDPKILTASGARSGIAIMADGSVMIATVPGATMKQWAAVMQKLGAKQAMNLDGGASSGMYVNGKTVTSAGRALSNTLIFGGNRS, from the coding sequence TTGACTAAGGAATCTTCATCGTCTCGTTGGAAGGTTCGTTTGCCAGCAATGCTGTTCACTGCTGCTCTGCTGATTGGCATAACGGCTGTACCAAGTAAGGAGCCTGCACAGGCAGCGGGCAGCAGCATTCGATATGCCAAAGTTAACGTACAGGCAGCTGGATGGAACTTCGCTGTACAAACCGTCAGTATTCCTAAAGGCACAGCAACCGCAGTTGGTCTAGCCGACCGTCAGGTGGGGCATACCGCCTCGCTATCGTCGATTGCCAGCGCATACGGTGCCAAAGCGGCGATTAACGGTGCTTTTTTTGAAGCGTATAGTGGCCCGCCTGATCCGTATGGCACATTGATTTCAGGTGGACGGTTGATGCACATTGGTCGATATGGCACGACGATTGGCTTTACTGCTAATGGCACTGCTATGATGGATACACTGCGTATGGAAGTGACAGGTCAGGTTACGCCACAGAGCGGACGCTCCAGCGGCTGGTACGCCGTCTGGTTTAACCGCACGCCAGCATCTACTTCCAGCACTTCGATTGTATACACACCGGATCGTGGCAAAACGACCGGCTTTCAGGGTGGTGTCGCAGTTACTGTACGTAATGGCAAAGTCACTGCCAAGAGCAGCAACACCAATACGTCCATCCCATCAGACGGATATGTAATCGTCTTTACTGGAACGATGAAATCCAGTGCAGATCGCTTTGTAAAAGGAGCGACCGTCAGCATGAACACAACGTATACGGACATCAATGGCAAATCCATCGATTGGTCTCAGGTTGTGACGGCTGTTGGTGCTGGACCTCGTCTAGTGAAAGATGGTAGTATCGCACTCAACGCGGCAGCCGAAGGTTTTCAGGACCCGAAAATCCTCACTGCATCTGGCGCACGTAGCGGCATCGCTATCATGGCAGATGGCTCGGTGATGATCGCAACCGTGCCTGGCGCAACGATGAAGCAATGGGCGGCAGTCATGCAAAAGCTTGGTGCCAAACAGGCGATGAATCTGGATGGCGGCGCATCCTCCGGTATGTATGTTAACGGCAAAACTGTCACATCCGCTGGACGCGCGCTCAGCAATACACTGATCTTTGGCGGTAATCGTTCCTAA
- a CDS encoding endonuclease MutS2 has translation MNEKIFHTMQYGHILDMLAGYAATALGKQTALALKPDTDLDYVKKMLQYTDEATNVDRLKGTPPFGGIVDIRPAVSRARIGGTLNPSELLGIANTIMGMRRAARHVEMAHEEEPAPLLFDLIELLSDQRPLEKSIRACIDDSAHVMDSASSELATIRRELRSGEVRIREKLDGMIRSQTVAKMLQDQLITIRGDRFVIPVKAEYRSYFGGIVHDQSGSGATLFIEPEAIVAMNNKLRETRLREEREIEVILQKLTAQVAEQAELLGYDVETIAQLDFIFAKARLGYKMKANKPVMNDRGFFKLKKARHPLIAPEHVVPTDLELGNTNTSIIITGPNTGGKTVTLKTVGLLSLMAMSGLFIPADDGSQMCVFDAIYADIGDEQSIEQNLSTFSSHMTNIISILRQMTPKSLVLFDELGAGTDPAEGSALAIAILEHIHARGCRMIATTHYSELKAYAYDRKGVINASMEFDVNTLSPTYRLLIGVPGRSNAFAIAERLGLSKDILDVARGEVSEEDQRVEQMIASLETNRLGAEAERTEAERLRQEMEQLRARYERDLERLEDQRDKRLEKAEDEARAILDKARAEADEVIQSLRKMALEEGASVKEHRLIAARRQLDEAAPAQRKKKKTPATTEKKAKPIGPGDEVMVHSFRQKGHVVELSGSKEALVQMGIMKMKVSLSDLELIQSAKTTTAQPQRKQVTTVQRSREDNTHSELDLRGANVEEALIDVDRFLDEAFLANLGQVYIIHGKGTGVLRTGIQEFLRRHKHVKSYRTGNYGEGGTGVTVAELK, from the coding sequence TTGAACGAAAAAATATTCCATACGATGCAGTATGGACATATTCTAGATATGCTGGCAGGCTATGCAGCAACTGCGCTTGGGAAACAAACCGCGCTGGCGCTGAAGCCGGACACCGATTTGGATTATGTCAAAAAAATGCTGCAATATACCGATGAGGCGACCAATGTGGATCGACTCAAAGGCACACCGCCCTTTGGCGGCATCGTCGATATTCGTCCGGCTGTCAGCCGTGCACGTATCGGCGGCACCTTGAATCCAAGCGAGCTGCTTGGTATCGCTAATACCATCATGGGCATGCGTCGTGCAGCACGCCATGTGGAGATGGCGCATGAAGAAGAACCGGCGCCGTTGCTGTTCGATCTGATCGAATTGCTGTCCGACCAGCGCCCGCTGGAAAAATCCATTCGTGCCTGTATCGACGATTCGGCGCATGTTATGGACTCTGCTAGCAGTGAGCTGGCAACGATTCGCCGTGAGCTCCGTTCCGGCGAAGTACGTATCCGTGAAAAGCTGGATGGGATGATCCGTTCCCAAACCGTAGCGAAAATGCTACAGGATCAGCTGATTACGATTCGTGGTGACCGCTTCGTAATCCCGGTCAAAGCCGAATATCGCTCGTACTTTGGCGGGATTGTGCATGATCAATCCGGTTCTGGTGCAACGCTGTTTATCGAGCCAGAAGCGATTGTGGCGATGAATAACAAGCTGCGCGAAACCCGGTTGCGTGAAGAACGCGAGATCGAAGTCATTTTGCAAAAGCTGACTGCACAGGTGGCAGAGCAGGCAGAACTGCTGGGCTATGATGTAGAGACGATTGCGCAATTGGACTTTATTTTCGCCAAAGCACGTCTTGGTTATAAGATGAAAGCGAACAAGCCGGTCATGAACGACCGTGGATTTTTCAAATTGAAAAAAGCCCGTCATCCACTGATTGCACCGGAGCATGTGGTGCCGACCGATCTGGAGCTGGGCAATACCAATACGAGCATTATTATCACCGGTCCCAATACAGGTGGTAAAACGGTTACGCTGAAAACGGTCGGTCTGCTCAGTCTGATGGCGATGTCCGGTTTGTTTATTCCAGCGGATGATGGAAGCCAAATGTGCGTATTTGATGCCATTTATGCTGATATTGGCGACGAGCAAAGTATTGAGCAGAACCTCAGTACCTTCTCAAGCCATATGACCAATATCATCTCCATCCTGCGTCAGATGACGCCGAAAAGTCTGGTACTGTTTGACGAGCTGGGTGCAGGAACCGATCCGGCGGAAGGCTCGGCGCTGGCGATTGCCATTTTGGAGCATATTCATGCCCGCGGCTGTCGCATGATCGCAACCACGCACTATAGCGAGCTGAAGGCATATGCGTATGACCGTAAAGGCGTCATTAATGCCAGTATGGAGTTTGATGTGAATACGCTCAGTCCAACGTATCGCCTATTGATCGGTGTACCGGGACGAAGCAACGCCTTTGCTATCGCTGAGCGTCTTGGACTGTCGAAAGATATTCTCGATGTGGCACGCGGTGAGGTGAGCGAAGAGGATCAACGTGTTGAGCAAATGATCGCTTCCCTCGAAACCAATCGCCTTGGCGCCGAAGCTGAGCGTACTGAAGCCGAGCGTCTGCGCCAAGAGATGGAGCAGCTGCGCGCCCGCTACGAGCGCGATCTAGAGCGTTTGGAAGATCAGCGCGACAAGCGTCTGGAAAAAGCCGAGGACGAAGCGCGTGCGATTCTAGATAAGGCGCGTGCCGAAGCCGACGAAGTGATCCAATCGCTGCGTAAAATGGCGCTGGAAGAAGGCGCATCCGTGAAGGAGCACCGTCTGATCGCTGCCCGCCGTCAATTGGACGAAGCAGCACCCGCACAGCGAAAGAAAAAGAAAACACCAGCCACCACCGAGAAGAAAGCCAAACCAATCGGTCCCGGCGACGAGGTCATGGTACACAGCTTCCGTCAAAAGGGGCATGTGGTCGAATTGTCCGGCTCCAAGGAAGCACTCGTACAGATGGGCATTATGAAAATGAAAGTATCGCTTAGCGATCTAGAGCTAATTCAATCCGCTAAGACGACTACTGCTCAGCCGCAGCGCAAGCAGGTGACGACGGTTCAACGTTCCCGCGAAGACAATACGCATTCCGAGCTGGATCTGCGCGGTGCGAATGTAGAAGAAGCGCTAATCGATGTGGATCGCTTCTTGGATGAAGCATTTCTGGCGAATTTGGGACAGGTGTATATCATTCACGGAAAAGGCACTGGCGTGCTGCGTACCGGGATTCAGGAGTTCCTGCGCCGCCACAAACATGTGAAAAGCTACCGCACCGGCAACTACGGAGAAGGCGGCACTGGCGTTACCGTCGCCGAATTGAAATAA
- a CDS encoding 5'-3' exonuclease, producing MTQLQPQKIMLVDGMALLFRAYYATAQSGYIRRTKAGIPTNAIYGFVRYLWDAVSLYQPTHIACCWDLGTQTFRREEFAAYKGNRTAAPDDLIPQFDLILEVTDSMGIPNLSAPGYEADDCIGTLSRELEQGMEVMILTGDHDMLQLVDHRTSVIIMKKGYGNYKVYTPESLMEEKGLTAAQIIDLKAFMGDTSDNYPGVKGIGEKTATKLVQEYQSVEGILDNLEHLSPSVRKKIEADLDMLHLSRRLATIHREVPVLCTLDECLLLLEDHKIIDKFEELEIKSLCSMLGVGVFD from the coding sequence TTGACACAATTACAACCACAAAAAATAATGCTGGTGGACGGCATGGCACTGCTGTTTCGGGCATATTATGCTACTGCCCAGAGCGGCTATATCCGCCGTACCAAAGCTGGTATTCCGACGAATGCAATCTACGGGTTTGTCCGTTACCTTTGGGATGCGGTTAGCCTGTATCAACCGACGCATATCGCCTGCTGCTGGGATTTGGGGACACAGACGTTCCGCCGCGAGGAGTTTGCTGCATACAAAGGCAATCGCACAGCTGCACCGGATGATCTCATTCCACAATTTGATCTGATTTTAGAAGTGACCGATAGTATGGGCATTCCCAATCTAAGCGCACCGGGCTATGAAGCGGATGACTGTATCGGTACCCTCTCGCGTGAGCTGGAGCAGGGCATGGAAGTGATGATTCTGACTGGTGACCACGATATGCTGCAACTGGTCGATCACCGCACCAGCGTTATCATTATGAAAAAAGGCTATGGCAATTACAAAGTCTATACGCCGGAATCGCTGATGGAAGAAAAAGGGCTAACTGCTGCACAGATCATTGATCTGAAGGCATTCATGGGCGATACGAGCGACAATTATCCGGGCGTAAAAGGAATTGGCGAGAAGACAGCAACCAAGCTGGTACAGGAATATCAGTCGGTCGAGGGCATTCTAGACAATCTGGAACACCTCAGCCCATCGGTTCGCAAAAAGATCGAAGCTGATCTCGATATGCTGCATCTGTCCCGCCGTCTTGCAACCATCCATCGCGAAGTACCTGTGCTATGCACGCTGGATGAATGCTTGCTGCTGCTGGAAGACCATAAAATCATCGACAAATTTGAGGAACTGGAAATCAAAAGTCTCTGTTCCATGCTAGGAGTGGGCGTATTTGACTAA
- a CDS encoding aspartyl-phosphate phosphatase Spo0E family protein has translation MYCAEYPVPMYRGMLLSENKAIWPQQPDDSRQLISLEDEIHMLRTRMEQMFLERQSFTAEEVLEISMLLDIKINEYMHYKSKRHRL, from the coding sequence TTGTATTGTGCTGAATATCCGGTACCGATGTACCGTGGAATGCTACTATCAGAGAATAAGGCAATCTGGCCGCAACAACCGGATGACTCCAGACAACTAATTTCTCTGGAAGATGAGATTCATATGCTTCGTACCCGCATGGAGCAGATGTTTTTGGAACGACAATCGTTTACAGCGGAAGAGGTATTAGAAATTAGTATGCTGCTAGACATTAAGATTAACGAGTACATGCACTACAAAAGCAAACGGCACCGTTTATAA
- a CDS encoding RluA family pseudouridine synthase, which translates to MINEDQNRYTHPDAADYYAPIQYTVEAQDEGMLLKTILNRRMGISRKLLSRLKMTQRGVELNGQRVYVDEKVKGGDVVHVRMLRESSDDILPQPMELDILFEDEHLLILNKRSGVIVHPTHGHYTDTLANGVVHYWQQQGVQYRFRPVHRLDQDTSGVLAVAKNPYVHQHISEQMIAGTVFKSYRAYVHHLPSPTAGRIEGAIDRDPEQPHVRIVTPDGYAAATRYSTVQSYFDTDAALVSLELETGRTHQIRVHMKHIGCPLIGDKMYGYAAPDGSLEAVATKDQQAAQQIARLDELVGRQALHAYELGFVHPATGEQVLFQAPLPEDLALLDAELNRTEKQ; encoded by the coding sequence ATGATAAATGAGGATCAAAACCGCTATACCCACCCAGATGCTGCTGATTATTATGCTCCTATTCAGTATACGGTTGAAGCGCAGGATGAAGGCATGCTGCTGAAAACGATATTGAATCGCCGGATGGGTATTTCCCGCAAGCTGCTGTCTCGGCTGAAAATGACACAGCGTGGTGTAGAGCTGAACGGTCAGCGAGTCTATGTGGATGAAAAGGTCAAAGGCGGCGATGTTGTACATGTGCGCATGTTGCGTGAAAGCTCGGACGATATTTTGCCGCAGCCGATGGAGCTGGATATTTTGTTTGAAGATGAGCATCTGCTCATTTTGAATAAAAGATCTGGCGTGATCGTGCATCCGACGCATGGGCATTATACCGATACGTTGGCAAACGGTGTGGTGCATTACTGGCAGCAGCAGGGCGTGCAGTACCGTTTCCGTCCAGTGCATCGACTGGATCAGGATACGTCAGGCGTATTAGCCGTCGCCAAAAATCCGTATGTACATCAGCATATCTCCGAGCAAATGATTGCGGGTACGGTGTTCAAATCGTATCGTGCCTATGTGCATCATTTGCCGTCACCGACTGCTGGCAGAATAGAAGGAGCGATCGACCGCGACCCAGAGCAGCCGCATGTACGCATCGTTACACCGGATGGGTATGCAGCGGCGACCCGATATAGCACGGTACAATCATATTTTGATACAGATGCTGCACTGGTGTCGCTAGAGCTGGAAACGGGACGTACGCATCAAATTCGTGTGCATATGAAGCATATCGGCTGTCCGCTGATTGGAGATAAAATGTACGGCTATGCTGCACCAGATGGTTCGTTGGAAGCTGTGGCGACCAAGGATCAGCAAGCGGCACAGCAGATTGCACGGCTAGATGAGCTGGTTGGTCGCCAGGCGCTGCATGCGTATGAGCTGGGATTTGTGCATCCAGCGACAGGTGAGCAGGTGCTGTTTCAAGCACCTTTGCCGGAAGATCTAGCACTGCTGGACGCTGAATTGAATCGTACAGAGAAGCAATGA
- a CDS encoding GNAT family N-acetyltransferase: MSYTDSHLSPQYELQAATLDDAHWIAELRAIVLKEDLTRLERYDEVRVRQRFLNAFQPDYTQRIVMDAQLVGCVALRPDSDGGYVLEHFYIHPDQQGKGIGSAILTHILSQPELHGQSITLNVLQGSPARRLYERHGFRMVEQDEVDVWMQRSIES, translated from the coding sequence ATGTCCTATACCGATTCCCATTTATCACCGCAATATGAGTTGCAAGCCGCTACACTTGATGATGCTCATTGGATTGCTGAATTACGCGCAATCGTATTAAAGGAAGATTTAACTCGCTTGGAGCGTTATGACGAAGTACGTGTGCGACAGCGGTTTTTAAACGCTTTTCAACCGGACTATACGCAGCGGATTGTTATGGATGCACAGTTGGTTGGCTGTGTCGCGCTGCGCCCAGATTCAGATGGTGGATATGTGCTGGAGCACTTTTATATTCATCCCGATCAGCAGGGCAAAGGCATCGGCAGTGCGATACTGACACATATCTTATCTCAACCAGAGCTACACGGACAGTCGATTACGCTCAATGTCTTACAAGGAAGCCCGGCACGTCGATTATATGAACGCCACGGTTTCCGAATGGTAGAGCAGGATGAAGTAGATGTATGGATGCAACGTAGTATAGAATCATGA
- a CDS encoding cob(I)yrinic acid a,c-diamide adenosyltransferase — protein sequence MGIYTRTGDEGRTSVIGGRVSKDDIRVEAYGTIDELNSFVGQAVALAQVEQYTDLQEDLLLIQQELFDCGSDLAFVSLQESRYKVHDEMAERLEQWMDEYEQENPQLERFILPGGTPLAAALHVCRTVCRRAERRTVTLGAEHEINPAVRRYLNRLSDYFFVIARTANVRADVPDIEYMRSQNVFRRDSDTK from the coding sequence ATGGGAATCTATACACGAACCGGTGATGAAGGGCGAACATCAGTCATCGGTGGTCGAGTGAGTAAGGACGATATTCGGGTTGAGGCATATGGTACCATCGACGAGCTGAATAGCTTTGTCGGGCAGGCGGTAGCACTGGCGCAGGTTGAGCAGTATACGGATTTGCAGGAGGATTTGCTGCTGATTCAACAGGAGCTGTTTGATTGCGGCTCTGATCTGGCATTTGTTAGCTTGCAGGAGAGTCGTTATAAGGTACACGACGAGATGGCAGAACGGCTAGAGCAGTGGATGGATGAGTATGAGCAGGAGAATCCGCAGCTGGAACGTTTTATTTTGCCAGGTGGCACGCCGCTTGCGGCAGCACTCCATGTGTGTCGTACCGTTTGTCGTCGTGCTGAACGCCGTACGGTAACGCTGGGCGCGGAGCATGAGATCAATCCGGCAGTACGACGGTATTTGAACCGATTGTCGGATTATTTCTTCGTTATCGCTCGTACCGCTAATGTGCGTGCCGATGTGCCGGACATAGAATACATGCGCAGCCAAAACGTATTTCGGCGCGATTCTGATACCAAGTAA
- a CDS encoding NAD(P)/FAD-dependent oxidoreductase → MDLHTRDTMWGHTLTNPPTYEQLTENLECDVLIIGGGMGGALCAHEFAKRGLRTIVAEKRQVGRGSSIANTGLLQYTNDKTLTACINTFGEHNGVLFYRLCRDAMEYLLHTAPQLPLDAQLIPRSSLYFASDESDVETVIEEYETLSKHGFAAEYWDEDKIAEHFSFRRPAGVYTHGDAEVNPYRLVHALMMDAHQNGVRVFEHAEITHQEYGTNEVISYIGDHHIRSKQVVYSTGYETQEKKKERGAFLMNTYAIATNPVSSWDGWYKQSMIWETARPYLYIRTTADNRIIAGGLDEPLTEIEDMEVRRINQAQRLLESVQELFPNIGPLSIESAWAAPFGSSRDGLPYMGKHPDYPHCYFVEGYGGNGTVYSTIAAMLLADELSGVTRPELELFSLTRTSKPSPAVTPDVPAS, encoded by the coding sequence ATGGATTTGCACACCAGAGATACGATGTGGGGGCATACCCTAACGAACCCACCAACTTACGAGCAGCTGACTGAAAATCTAGAGTGTGATGTACTCATTATCGGTGGCGGTATGGGCGGCGCGCTGTGTGCACATGAGTTTGCCAAGCGTGGTCTGCGGACAATTGTTGCTGAGAAGAGGCAAGTCGGTCGCGGTAGCTCCATTGCCAATACCGGATTGCTTCAATATACGAATGACAAAACACTGACCGCCTGCATCAATACATTTGGCGAACATAACGGCGTACTATTTTATCGTCTGTGCCGTGATGCAATGGAATATTTGCTGCATACGGCTCCACAATTGCCGCTGGATGCTCAACTGATCCCACGCAGCAGCCTGTATTTTGCCAGTGATGAGAGCGATGTGGAGACAGTCATAGAGGAATACGAAACGTTATCCAAACATGGCTTTGCCGCTGAATATTGGGATGAAGACAAGATTGCTGAACATTTCTCCTTCCGTCGTCCGGCAGGCGTGTACACACATGGCGATGCAGAAGTGAACCCATATCGACTGGTGCATGCGCTGATGATGGATGCGCATCAGAATGGTGTTCGTGTGTTTGAACATGCAGAGATTACGCATCAGGAATATGGCACCAATGAAGTGATCAGCTACATCGGTGATCATCATATTCGCTCCAAACAAGTCGTGTATTCCACAGGCTACGAAACGCAGGAGAAAAAGAAAGAACGCGGCGCATTCCTGATGAATACGTATGCGATTGCTACCAATCCCGTGAGCAGCTGGGATGGCTGGTACAAGCAGAGCATGATCTGGGAAACGGCACGTCCGTATTTGTATATCCGTACAACCGCAGATAACCGTATTATTGCTGGTGGTCTCGACGAGCCACTGACTGAGATTGAAGATATGGAAGTACGCCGAATCAATCAAGCACAGCGCCTACTGGAATCGGTGCAGGAGTTGTTCCCAAATATCGGTCCACTGTCGATTGAATCAGCATGGGCAGCTCCATTTGGCTCAAGTCGTGACGGCTTACCGTATATGGGCAAGCATCCTGATTATCCGCATTGCTATTTTGTCGAAGGTTATGGTGGCAATGGTACGGTATACAGCACAATCGCTGCAATGCTGCTGGCAGACGAGCTGTCTGGTGTAACACGTCCTGAATTGGAGCTATTCAGTCTGACACGTACCTCCAAGCCATCGCCAGCGGTAACGCCTGACGTTCCAGCATCCTAA
- a CDS encoding aminotransferase class I/II-fold pyridoxal phosphate-dependent enzyme: MMVNGGQTAEGQKSMESYLAPLVRGIQPSGIRKFFDLVSASKDIITLGVGEPDFTTPWHVREACVYSLERGYTRYTSNSGMPELREAIAGYLETEFKTSYDPANEIIVTVGGSEAIDLALRALIAPGDEILIPEPCYISYSPITAIGGGVPVGIETVAENNFKLTAEALEKSITPRSKILILCYPSNPTGAIMTYEDWLPIAQVVEKHDLIVISDEIYAELTYGTKHVSFASIPGMQDRTILVSGFSKAFAMTGWRMGYACGHPDLISAMLKIHQYTVMCAPVMGQVAALEALTNGLEEKDKMVESYNRRRRLIVDGFRSIGLECHEPQGAFYAFPSIQATGLTSEEFAQQLLVEGRVAAVPGNVFGLGGEGFIRCSYATSVAQLSEALERIGSFVNKIK, translated from the coding sequence ATGATGGTTAATGGAGGACAGACAGCCGAAGGGCAGAAGTCAATGGAGTCGTACTTAGCTCCGCTCGTGCGCGGTATTCAGCCTTCCGGTATCCGCAAATTTTTCGATCTGGTGAGCGCGAGCAAGGATATTATTACATTAGGTGTCGGCGAACCTGATTTCACTACACCATGGCATGTGCGCGAAGCGTGCGTGTATTCATTAGAACGTGGATATACTCGCTACACATCCAACTCCGGTATGCCGGAATTGCGTGAAGCGATTGCTGGTTATTTGGAAACGGAATTCAAAACATCGTATGATCCCGCAAATGAGATTATCGTTACAGTGGGTGGTAGTGAAGCGATTGATTTGGCGCTTCGTGCCTTGATTGCGCCGGGTGACGAGATTCTTATTCCTGAGCCGTGTTACATTTCGTATTCGCCGATTACAGCTATCGGTGGCGGTGTTCCGGTCGGAATTGAAACAGTCGCTGAGAACAATTTCAAGCTGACCGCAGAGGCGTTGGAAAAAAGTATTACCCCGCGCTCCAAAATTCTGATTCTCTGTTACCCAAGCAATCCAACAGGCGCGATTATGACTTATGAAGATTGGCTGCCGATTGCACAGGTGGTTGAGAAGCATGATCTGATCGTCATTTCCGATGAAATCTATGCTGAATTGACGTATGGTACCAAGCACGTCAGCTTTGCTTCGATTCCGGGTATGCAGGATCGTACGATTCTCGTAAGTGGATTTTCCAAAGCATTCGCGATGACCGGCTGGCGTATGGGTTATGCGTGTGGACATCCTGATCTGATCTCGGCCATGCTCAAAATTCACCAATACACGGTGATGTGTGCGCCGGTTATGGGACAGGTTGCTGCATTGGAAGCACTGACAAACGGCTTGGAGGAAAAAGACAAAATGGTCGAATCCTACAACCGTCGTCGTCGCCTGATCGTGGATGGATTCCGCAGTATCGGTTTAGAGTGTCATGAGCCGCAAGGCGCATTTTATGCGTTCCCAAGTATTCAGGCAACAGGGCTGACTTCGGAGGAATTCGCGCAGCAATTACTTGTTGAAGGACGCGTAGCTGCCGTGCCGGGTAATGTGTTCGGATTAGGCGGCGAAGGCTTTATCCGCTGCTCCTATGCCACATCCGTTGCCCAATTGAGCGAAGCACTTGAGCGGATTGGATCATTTGTTAATAAAATAAAATAA
- a CDS encoding Lrp/AsnC family transcriptional regulator, with translation MKELSELKLQILDLLKEDARRTPQLISTLLGIEEPEVKQAIQELEDDHVIVKYATVVNWSKVDEETVTALIEVQITPERGRGFEGIAERIYLYPQVKSVYLMSGAYDLLVEVEGHNLKEVASFVSERLSPIESVLSTKTHFILKKYKQDGIVFEDREDDRRLIISP, from the coding sequence ATGAAGGAACTTAGCGAGCTGAAGCTGCAGATCCTCGATCTGCTCAAAGAAGATGCACGACGTACCCCGCAGCTCATATCGACCCTGCTTGGTATTGAAGAACCGGAAGTCAAACAGGCGATTCAGGAACTGGAAGATGATCATGTGATCGTTAAGTACGCAACCGTCGTAAATTGGAGCAAAGTGGACGAAGAAACGGTAACTGCACTGATCGAAGTACAGATTACACCCGAGCGCGGACGCGGATTTGAAGGCATTGCCGAGCGCATCTATCTGTATCCACAGGTAAAATCAGTCTATCTGATGTCCGGCGCATATGATCTGCTGGTAGAAGTGGAAGGTCACAATCTAAAAGAAGTCGCGAGCTTCGTTTCCGAACGTCTGTCTCCGATTGAATCGGTATTGTCCACCAAAACGCACTTTATTCTTAAAAAATACAAACAGGACGGAATTGTTTTTGAAGATCGCGAAGATGATCGCCGCCTGATTATTTCTCCGTAA
- a CDS encoding arsenate reductase family protein, which yields MSKLTVYQYPQCSTCRNAIKWLKEQGHELNLIHIVESPPTAEQLRELVEHSDVELKKFFNTSGEVYKSLGLKDKLPTMSPEEQLELLSQNGKLIKRPIVTDGDRVTVGFKADMYDQAWKA from the coding sequence ATGAGCAAATTAACCGTTTACCAATACCCGCAATGTAGCACATGCCGCAATGCAATCAAATGGCTGAAAGAGCAGGGACATGAACTGAATCTCATTCATATCGTCGAATCACCACCGACCGCTGAGCAACTACGTGAACTGGTGGAGCATAGCGATGTAGAATTGAAAAAGTTCTTCAACACCAGCGGCGAAGTGTACAAAAGTCTCGGTCTAAAAGACAAGCTGCCTACGATGAGCCCTGAGGAGCAACTAGAGCTGCTATCGCAAAACGGCAAGCTGATCAAGCGTCCCATCGTAACAGATGGTGATCGCGTGACCGTTGGCTTCAAAGCAGACATGTATGATCAGGCGTGGAAGGCATAA